GCGTTACCACCAGTGTCCTGAAAGTCGATTCATCGTCGAATAGCCAGCCGGTATCCCCCTGTCGAACCAGCGGACGATTACCGGGGATGTCAACCGCCGCGACCGGCCGTCCCAGAGCCATGGCTTCCATGAGACTGTTGGGCATCCCCTCATGTATTGAGCAGTTGATCACCAGATCGGCACGGCGGTAAAGAGCACCCATTTCTTCGTGCGGAACCTCGCCAAGCCAACGTGCCCAAGGTGCAACATCAAGCATCGAACGGATGCTGTGGGCGTAGCTGCGGTCAATCTCCCCTCCGGCAATCACCAGCCGGAACCTCGTATCGACTTGCCAGAGCTTCTCGGTGGCGGCAATGGCAAATTCGACATTTTTTACCGGCCGTAGCGCCGCCGGCAGCAAGATGGCAAAGCAGTCGCCTGGAATGCCGAAATCCCTCCTTCCGCTGTCCGGCAACGCCTCTGCACCTTGGGACACCACGGCGACGCGTCCCGGTAACCTTGGGAAACGGGCAACCAGTTCATCTGCTTCCGACGTACAGAAACAGGTAATTGCCGCGGCCCGGGCCAACGCTGTGACGGTCGCGGGATGATCGCGCAGGGCCGGATCATGAAGGTCACTGCCAGTGATGGTTATAACAGAGGGAACCTGAAGACGGTCAGCCAGGATCACGGCAATCTCGCCACAGTATCTGGCATGGAAGCCATGGATCAGTGTCGGTGAAAACGGGAGCAGGCGCTGCACCATTTCCTCGACTGAAAGCACGTCGGCAGCCAACACGAGAGTCTCGATGTGCGCCTTGTTGAGACATTGGTCAATACGGCGGACGGTGGTGATGTTGCCACGCATCGCACCGATGGAGTATGGGGAGATAAGAGCAATACGCATAGAGAACGATTCTGAGGGGAAAATGCTCTGCTTGGCAAGTATCAGAGTTTCGGCAGATGAGAAGGTTGACTACTCCCGCAGCCAATCAACAGCTTCTTCAAAAGATCGGAAAGCTTTATAGGGGTAAGGCAGGCCGGCAATTTCCGCCATTGTCGAAAACATACGCGTCATCCCGAAGTTGCTATCGATGGTACTGACATAGGCGGTCTTGGCGCCTTCGCAGAAGGGTCGGTATTCTTTTGCCAGTGCAAGTATTTGCTTGAACTGCTCGGTTGTGATATCACCGACATTGCCGCGACTGAAGTCCCATAATACATGACACGTTACCATGTCATAACGGTGCTTGATCGTATCGACAATTTCATCAAATGACAGTCTGCCGACTACATTAAC
The genomic region above belongs to Oryzomonas sagensis and contains:
- a CDS encoding glycosyltransferase — translated: MRIALISPYSIGAMRGNITTVRRIDQCLNKAHIETLVLAADVLSVEEMVQRLLPFSPTLIHGFHARYCGEIAVILADRLQVPSVITITGSDLHDPALRDHPATVTALARAAAITCFCTSEADELVARFPRLPGRVAVVSQGAEALPDSGRRDFGIPGDCFAILLPAALRPVKNVEFAIAATEKLWQVDTRFRLVIAGGEIDRSYAHSIRSMLDVAPWARWLGEVPHEEMGALYRRADLVINCSIHEGMPNSLMEAMALGRPVAAVDIPGNRPLVRQGDTGWLFDDESTFRTLVVTLAGDKMLRQEIGTRAREYVEANLSPYAEVEKYRNLYRSLV